In Rutidosis leptorrhynchoides isolate AG116_Rl617_1_P2 chromosome 2, CSIRO_AGI_Rlap_v1, whole genome shotgun sequence, one genomic interval encodes:
- the LOC139890483 gene encoding profilin-2-like, which yields MSWQAYVDDHLMCEIEGNHLSAAAIIGHDGSIWAQSANFPQVKPEEITAIINDFNEPGALAPTGLHLGGAKYMVIQGEAGAVIRGKKGPGGVTVKKTGMAIIFGIYDEPMTPGQCNMIVERLGDYLLDQGF from the exons ATGTCGTGGCAAGCGTACGTTGATGATCACTTGATGTGCGAGATCGAAGGCAATCACCTCTCTGCCGCCGCTATCATCGGTCATGATGGCAGTATTTGGGCTCAGTCAGCTAATTTTCCTCAG GTGAAACCAGAGGAAATAACCGCAATCATTAATGACTTTAATGAACCTGGCGCACTTGCTCCAACTGGTTTACACCTTGGTGGGGCCAAGTATATGGTAATTCAAGGCGAGGCTGGAGCTGTTATTCGTGGCAAAAAG GGACCTGGAGGTGTGACTGTTAAGAAGACTGGAATGGCTATAATCTTTGGCATTTACGATGAGCCGATGACTCCCGGCCAGTGTAACATGATCGTCGAAAGGCTTGGTGACTACCTCCTCGATCAGGGTTTTTAA